A genomic stretch from Aminobacter aminovorans includes:
- the mmsB gene encoding 3-hydroxyisobutyrate dehydrogenase: protein MTTIAFIGLGNMGNPMAANLVKAGHAVLGFDLMPEHLETARNNGVTVMANAAATAKDADVVITMLPAGKHVLTVYEDIAPKLKKGALLIDSSTIDVDSARKAHAIAASNGLLSVDAPVSGGTGGAAAGTLTFMAGGAQAAFDVAEPVLEPMAGRIVHCGDAGAGQAAKICNNMILGISMIGVAEAFVLAEKLGLSHQALFDVASTSSGQCWSLTSYCPVPGPVPNSPANRDYQPGFAAALMLKDLKLSQEAAQQAGAVTPLGAEATQLYALFTALGNGGTDFSGIIRFLRGEAA, encoded by the coding sequence ATGACCACCATCGCCTTCATCGGACTGGGCAACATGGGCAACCCCATGGCCGCCAATCTCGTCAAGGCCGGCCACGCGGTGCTCGGCTTCGACCTGATGCCCGAGCATCTCGAGACCGCGCGCAACAACGGCGTCACCGTCATGGCCAATGCCGCCGCCACCGCCAAGGACGCCGATGTGGTCATCACCATGCTGCCCGCCGGCAAGCATGTGCTTACGGTCTATGAGGACATCGCGCCGAAGCTGAAGAAGGGCGCGCTGCTCATCGATTCCTCGACCATCGACGTCGATTCAGCCCGCAAGGCACATGCGATTGCTGCCAGCAATGGCCTGCTGTCGGTAGACGCGCCGGTCTCGGGCGGCACCGGCGGTGCTGCGGCCGGCACATTGACCTTCATGGCCGGCGGCGCGCAGGCGGCGTTCGACGTGGCCGAGCCGGTGCTCGAGCCGATGGCCGGGCGCATCGTCCATTGCGGCGACGCCGGCGCCGGCCAGGCAGCCAAGATCTGCAACAACATGATCCTCGGCATTTCGATGATCGGCGTTGCCGAAGCCTTCGTGCTCGCTGAAAAGCTCGGCCTGTCGCATCAGGCGCTGTTTGACGTCGCCTCGACCTCCTCGGGCCAGTGCTGGTCGCTGACGTCCTATTGCCCGGTCCCCGGCCCGGTGCCCAATTCGCCGGCCAACCGCGACTACCAGCCCGGCTTTGCCGCAGCCCTGATGCTGAAGGACCTGAAGCTGTCGCAGGAAGCGGCGCAGCAGGCCGGTGCCGTCACCCCGCTCGGTGCCGAGGCAACCCAGCTCTATGCCCTGTTCACGGCTCTCGGCAATGGCGGCACGGACTTCTCCGGCATCATCAGGTTCCTGCGTGGCGAAGCGGCCTGA
- a CDS encoding isobutyryl-CoA dehydrogenase, which yields MDAAIDATAGQFELNEDQLAIREMAGSFAAEKVAPFALEWDKAKHFPEDVIRQTGQLGFGGLYVKEDVGGSALTRLDAVLVFEQLAHACPGFSSFISIHNMAASMIDRFGNEEQRQRLLPRLTSMEWLASYCLTEPGSGSDAAALKTKAVRSGGNGSDFVVNGTKQFISGAGDSDVYVAMVRTGADGPKGISTLVIPKDAPGLSFGANEHKMGWHMQSTRQVIFDDCKVPAENLLSTEGAGFGIAMAGLDGGRLNIAACSVGGAQSALDKALAYTAERKAFGQTIDRFQALQFRLADMETELQAARLFLYAAASRLDRKAHDASKWSAMAKRFVTDTGFDIANDALQLLGGYGYLHDYGIEKLVRDLRVHQILEGTNEIMRVIIARHLIGK from the coding sequence ATGGACGCCGCAATCGATGCGACCGCCGGTCAGTTTGAGCTCAATGAAGATCAGCTGGCCATCCGCGAAATGGCGGGCAGTTTCGCCGCCGAGAAGGTGGCGCCCTTTGCCCTTGAATGGGACAAGGCCAAGCACTTCCCCGAAGACGTCATCCGCCAAACCGGCCAGCTCGGCTTCGGCGGCCTCTACGTCAAGGAAGATGTCGGCGGCTCCGCCCTCACCCGTCTCGACGCCGTGCTGGTTTTCGAACAGCTGGCACATGCCTGCCCGGGCTTCTCGTCCTTCATCTCGATCCACAACATGGCCGCGTCGATGATCGACCGCTTCGGCAACGAGGAGCAGCGCCAGCGTCTCCTGCCCAGGCTGACATCGATGGAATGGCTCGCCAGCTATTGCCTGACCGAGCCGGGTTCCGGTTCGGACGCCGCAGCACTCAAGACCAAAGCGGTACGCAGCGGCGGCAACGGCAGCGACTTCGTCGTCAACGGCACCAAGCAGTTCATCTCGGGTGCCGGCGACAGCGACGTCTATGTCGCCATGGTCCGCACCGGTGCCGACGGCCCCAAGGGCATTTCGACGCTGGTCATCCCCAAGGATGCGCCCGGCCTGTCCTTCGGCGCCAACGAGCACAAGATGGGCTGGCATATGCAGTCGACCCGCCAGGTCATCTTCGACGATTGCAAGGTGCCGGCCGAAAACCTGCTTTCCACCGAAGGTGCCGGCTTCGGCATCGCCATGGCTGGCCTCGACGGCGGCAGGCTCAACATTGCCGCCTGCTCGGTCGGCGGCGCCCAGTCGGCGCTGGACAAGGCGCTGGCCTACACCGCCGAGCGCAAGGCCTTCGGCCAGACCATCGACCGCTTCCAGGCGCTGCAGTTCCGCCTCGCCGACATGGAAACCGAGCTCCAGGCCGCCCGCCTGTTCCTCTATGCCGCCGCATCCAGGCTCGACCGCAAGGCGCACGACGCCTCGAAATGGTCGGCCATGGCCAAGCGTTTCGTCACCGACACCGGCTTCGACATTGCCAACGACGCGCTGCAGCTGCTCGGCGGCTATGGCTATCTGCACGACTATGGCATCGAGAAGCTGGTGCGTGACCTCAGGGTCCACCAGATCCTCGAAGGCACCAACGAGATCATGCGTGTCATCATCGCCAGGCATCTGATCGGCAAGTAG
- a CDS encoding dimethylsulfonioproprionate lyase family protein, translating to MATNFDGLLQAFRGFLEATDSVTPVGEFLGDIDWDMPVRPLKPHAVACARLLDRAVELATAGCRPLAELVVRHRGELHWGQTYTAADFGQRFLDNYGWVEMFGTRGHYANDTVAGGFLVLGPDVEYPDHHHLAEEIYIPLTGGTAWRMGDAPFGPRDAGEVIHHAANVNHAMRTGGEPLLALYLWRGGPLAAKSTVSGTAAGGRA from the coding sequence GTGGCGACAAATTTTGATGGGCTGCTGCAGGCCTTCAGAGGTTTTCTCGAGGCAACCGATTCGGTGACGCCAGTGGGCGAATTCCTCGGCGACATCGACTGGGACATGCCTGTGCGTCCGTTGAAGCCGCATGCTGTCGCGTGCGCACGCCTTCTCGACCGCGCCGTCGAATTGGCTACGGCCGGCTGCCGTCCCTTGGCTGAGCTTGTGGTGCGGCATCGCGGCGAACTGCACTGGGGCCAGACCTACACGGCGGCGGATTTCGGGCAGCGCTTCCTCGACAATTACGGCTGGGTGGAGATGTTCGGCACGCGCGGCCACTATGCCAACGACACGGTGGCGGGCGGCTTCCTCGTGCTTGGCCCTGATGTCGAATATCCCGACCACCACCACCTTGCCGAAGAGATCTACATCCCGCTGACCGGCGGCACGGCGTGGCGAATGGGCGATGCGCCGTTCGGCCCGCGCGATGCAGGAGAAGTGATCCACCACGCCGCCAATGTGAACCACGCCATGCGCACCGGCGGCGAGCCGCTGCTCGCGCTCTATCTCTGGCGCGGCGGGCCGCTGGCGGCCAAGTCGACGGTTTCAGGAACAGCCGCTGGCGGAAGGGCCTGA
- a CDS encoding cobyric acid synthase codes for MAKAIMLQGTGSDVGKTVLVAGLCRAARNRGMQVRPFKPQNMSNNAAVADIPGAAGGGEIGRAQWLQAIACGVKPSIHMNPVLLKPQSDIGSQIVVQGKVFGYAKARDYQELKPKLMGAVLDSWQKLGEGAELIVVEGAGSPAEINLRPRDIANMGFATRAGVPVILVGDIDRGGVIASVAGTHLILPEDDRRMIVGYLINKFRGDASLFDDGIKAIGHFTGWPCFGVVPWLKAAALLPSEDSVILERLAGGEERALKVAVPMLGRIANFDDLDPLRAEPQVEVVFVPPGQRLPEDAGLVVIPGSKSTIGDLLLFRENGWDRDLEAHRRRGGHVVGICGGYQMLGRIVHDPLGIEGSVTRAEGLGLLDVETVMAPEKTVRNVEARSVRYGEPLSGYEIHLGKTTGADCVRPTAVINGVDDGATSADGKVFGTYMHGLFGADGFRGRFLESLGIRGGGIDYRAEVERALDEIAEQLERHLDCDAIFAAAR; via the coding sequence ATGGCCAAGGCGATCATGCTCCAGGGCACCGGCTCGGATGTCGGCAAAACAGTGCTGGTGGCCGGCCTGTGCCGGGCGGCGCGCAATCGCGGCATGCAGGTCCGGCCATTCAAGCCGCAGAACATGTCGAACAATGCCGCGGTCGCCGACATTCCCGGCGCGGCAGGCGGCGGCGAGATAGGCCGCGCGCAGTGGCTTCAGGCGATAGCCTGCGGGGTCAAGCCGTCGATCCACATGAACCCGGTGCTGCTCAAGCCGCAGAGCGACATCGGCAGCCAGATCGTGGTGCAGGGCAAGGTCTTCGGTTACGCCAAGGCGCGCGATTATCAGGAACTGAAGCCCAAGCTGATGGGCGCGGTGCTCGATTCCTGGCAGAAACTGGGCGAGGGCGCCGAGCTGATCGTCGTCGAGGGCGCCGGTTCGCCGGCCGAGATCAACCTGCGCCCGCGCGATATCGCCAATATGGGCTTCGCCACCCGCGCCGGCGTGCCCGTCATCCTCGTCGGCGATATCGATCGCGGCGGGGTCATCGCCTCGGTTGCCGGCACGCATCTGATCCTGCCGGAAGACGATCGGCGTATGATCGTCGGCTATCTGATCAACAAGTTCCGCGGCGATGCCAGCCTGTTCGACGACGGCATCAAGGCAATCGGGCATTTCACCGGCTGGCCATGCTTCGGCGTCGTGCCGTGGCTCAAGGCGGCAGCGCTGCTGCCTTCGGAGGATTCGGTGATCCTCGAAAGGCTGGCGGGCGGGGAAGAGCGGGCGCTCAAGGTTGCCGTGCCGATGCTCGGCCGCATCGCCAATTTCGACGATCTCGACCCGCTGCGTGCCGAACCGCAGGTCGAAGTGGTTTTCGTGCCGCCGGGGCAGCGGCTGCCCGAGGATGCCGGGCTGGTCGTCATTCCGGGGTCGAAATCGACGATCGGCGACCTGCTGCTGTTCCGCGAAAATGGCTGGGACCGCGACCTCGAGGCACATCGCCGGCGCGGCGGTCATGTCGTCGGCATCTGCGGCGGTTACCAGATGCTCGGCCGTATTGTGCACGACCCGCTGGGCATCGAAGGCAGCGTGACGCGCGCCGAAGGTCTCGGTCTGCTCGACGTCGAGACGGTGATGGCGCCGGAAAAGACCGTGCGCAATGTCGAGGCGCGCTCGGTGCGCTATGGCGAGCCACTGTCCGGCTACGAAATCCATCTGGGCAAGACCACGGGCGCCGATTGCGTCAGGCCGACAGCCGTCATCAACGGCGTCGATGATGGTGCGACCTCGGCCGACGGCAAGGTGTTCGGCACCTATATGCACGGCCTGTTCGGCGCCGACGGTTTCCGCGGGCGGTTCCTCGAAAGTCTTGGCATCAGGGGCGGCGGCATCGACTACCGCGCCGAAGTCGAGCGCGCCCTCGACGAGATTGCCGAACAGCTCGAACGCCACCTCGACTGCGACGCGATTTTTGCTGCCGCGCGCTGA
- a CDS encoding VOC family protein, protein MPTPEAPRIFPTLRYANAAAMIDWLATAFGFLVHAKYMDGADVGHAELGLGSSMIMIGSSRADAFGAIVGEPGHNGGKAIYLAVEDVDVVHARAKAAGADIVQQLTDRAYGSREFICRDPEGNVWSVGTYWPKAGEPAA, encoded by the coding sequence ATGCCTACCCCGGAAGCTCCCCGCATATTCCCGACGCTGCGCTACGCCAATGCCGCCGCCATGATTGACTGGCTCGCAACAGCCTTCGGCTTTCTCGTCCATGCCAAATACATGGACGGCGCCGACGTCGGTCACGCCGAACTCGGGCTCGGATCGTCGATGATCATGATCGGGTCGTCTCGCGCCGATGCCTTCGGCGCCATCGTTGGCGAACCCGGCCACAATGGCGGCAAGGCCATCTATCTGGCGGTCGAAGATGTCGACGTCGTCCATGCCAGGGCCAAGGCGGCAGGCGCCGATATCGTCCAGCAACTCACCGATCGCGCTTACGGCAGCCGCGAGTTCATCTGCCGCGACCCCGAGGGCAATGTCTGGAGTGTCGGCACCTACTGGCCGAAAGCAGGCGAACCGGCCGCCTGA
- a CDS encoding helix-turn-helix domain-containing protein produces MASGQRDETPDEPAPAQFEFVRRTPSPQLAGIVTELIGFRELVPVYVRQTEVASLHVPLIISFGEAFAIGLSRAPLDNDRFASFAAGIHAGPVIIDSFGRACCIQVNFTPLGARRFFSLPMSELADRMVAFDEVLGSAGHRLRQRLGDETQWHRRLDMTEAFIIERLTRMPAISDEIGWALAKIVASGGRARVASIADEIGWSRKHLAARFADQVGVGPKSIARIVRFNRAANLSKRADRTGWADLAVECGYADQAHMVREFRALAGATPTGLG; encoded by the coding sequence ATGGCAAGCGGCCAACGCGACGAGACACCTGATGAGCCTGCCCCGGCGCAGTTCGAATTCGTGCGGCGCACGCCTTCGCCACAACTCGCCGGCATCGTCACCGAACTCATAGGTTTTCGCGAACTTGTCCCGGTCTATGTCAGGCAGACCGAGGTCGCTTCGCTACATGTTCCGCTGATCATCAGTTTCGGCGAAGCCTTCGCCATCGGCCTGAGCCGGGCACCCCTAGACAATGATCGCTTTGCAAGCTTTGCCGCTGGCATCCACGCCGGACCGGTGATCATCGATTCCTTTGGCCGGGCCTGCTGCATCCAGGTCAATTTCACGCCGCTTGGCGCCAGGCGCTTCTTCAGCCTGCCGATGAGCGAGCTTGCCGACCGCATGGTAGCTTTCGACGAGGTGCTCGGCAGCGCCGGCCATCGGCTTCGACAACGGCTTGGCGATGAAACCCAATGGCATCGGCGGCTCGACATGACCGAGGCTTTCATCATCGAACGGCTGACGAGGATGCCGGCCATCTCCGATGAAATCGGCTGGGCCCTGGCAAAGATCGTCGCCAGCGGCGGCCGGGCCCGTGTCGCATCCATCGCCGACGAGATCGGCTGGAGCCGCAAGCACCTGGCCGCCCGCTTCGCCGACCAGGTCGGCGTCGGGCCGAAATCCATCGCGCGTATCGTCAGGTTCAATCGCGCCGCAAACCTGTCAAAACGGGCGGATCGCACAGGCTGGGCCGATCTTGCGGTTGAGTGCGGATATGCCGATCAGGCCCACATGGTGCGCGAGTTCCGCGCGCTTGCCGGCGCCACACCGACCGGGCTCGGCTGA
- a CDS encoding TSUP family transporter, which translates to MFDIATETLLILIAAAFIAGFIDSIAGGGGLIAIPALLLAGLPPLEALGTNKLQSLFGSGSATISYAAKGHVDLRKQLPFAAISFVGAMLGAMLATVLPGDILRIFLPFLLITIALYFAFKPNMDDVDRVERLPPLLFGLTVVPLIGFYDGVFGPGAGSFFMLAFVTLAGYGVLKATAHTKLLNFASNVGSFIAFALVGVVAWKIGLLMGIAQFLGARLGAHMAMRNGAKLIKPLLVCTCVALAIRLLIDPTNPLRVMIGL; encoded by the coding sequence ATGTTCGACATAGCCACCGAAACCCTGCTGATCCTGATCGCGGCCGCCTTCATCGCCGGCTTCATCGATTCCATAGCGGGCGGCGGCGGCCTGATCGCCATTCCGGCACTGCTGCTCGCCGGCCTGCCGCCGCTCGAGGCGCTCGGCACCAACAAGCTGCAGTCGCTGTTCGGCTCGGGCTCCGCCACCATCAGCTACGCCGCCAAGGGCCATGTCGACCTGCGCAAGCAATTGCCGTTCGCAGCCATTTCATTCGTTGGCGCGATGCTCGGTGCCATGCTGGCGACGGTCCTGCCCGGCGACATCCTGCGCATCTTTCTGCCGTTCCTGCTGATCACCATTGCGCTGTATTTCGCGTTCAAGCCCAACATGGATGACGTCGATCGCGTCGAACGCCTGCCGCCCCTGCTGTTCGGACTGACAGTGGTGCCGCTGATCGGCTTCTATGACGGCGTGTTCGGCCCCGGCGCCGGCTCGTTCTTCATGCTCGCCTTCGTCACCCTGGCCGGCTACGGCGTGCTCAAGGCCACCGCCCATACCAAGCTGCTCAACTTCGCCTCCAATGTCGGCAGCTTCATCGCCTTCGCGCTTGTCGGCGTGGTCGCCTGGAAGATCGGGCTTCTGATGGGCATTGCCCAGTTCCTCGGCGCACGGCTTGGCGCCCACATGGCAATGCGCAACGGCGCAAAGCTGATCAAGCCGCTGCTGGTCTGCACCTGCGTCGCACTGGCCATCCGCCTGCTCATCGACCCCACCAACCCGCTGCGCGTGATGATCGGCCTGTGA
- a CDS encoding TerB family tellurite resistance protein gives MVTGLLTQILNMFEGDPGVRKVADDPVLSAELLLLFRMILADGVASEAEMIAFRRICTEAFGIAESSIDGVIEYLNEFGYETNGSQAIAMFRDLDVERRRQLARHMAEIAKADAHLAENEVKLLRRTLDLLGISPVDVVKPTI, from the coding sequence ATGGTAACAGGATTGCTGACCCAGATTCTGAACATGTTCGAGGGCGACCCCGGCGTCCGCAAGGTCGCCGACGATCCCGTGCTTTCGGCCGAGCTGCTGCTGCTGTTCCGGATGATCCTCGCCGACGGTGTCGCCAGTGAAGCCGAGATGATCGCCTTTCGCCGGATCTGCACCGAGGCCTTCGGCATCGCCGAGAGCAGCATCGATGGCGTCATCGAATATCTCAACGAGTTCGGCTACGAGACCAACGGTTCGCAGGCCATCGCCATGTTCCGCGATCTCGATGTCGAACGACGCCGGCAACTGGCCCGCCATATGGCCGAGATCGCCAAGGCCGACGCCCATCTGGCGGAAAACGAGGTCAAGCTGCTGCGCCGCACGCTCGATCTGCTTGGCATCAGCCCTGTCGATGTGGTGAAGCCGACGATCTAG
- a CDS encoding ABC transporter ATP-binding protein, whose amino-acid sequence MSLLEIEKLSLRIGRTQVLKEVDLAIEPGEVMGLVGESGSGKSMTALAVMRLTPAATQMTGRVTFDGIDILSATEAQMCALRGDDIGMVFQEPMTALNPVKTIGEQVAEGIRWHTRASRAEAEAQARKILDRVGMPEQKFPLSRYPHELSGGQRQRVAIAIACALKPKLLIADEPTTALDVVLQAQILDLLKELVRENRMSLLFISHDLAVVTEMADRITILRQGMVTECGDTARTLSEATHPYTRQLALASMHVPARVRPHIDETAPDTLLDVANLTRDYPGRRRSLFSKPEPVRAVDNVSLKMKPGASVALVGRSGCGKSTLARMILALDTPTDGTIKFRGMDITRADETAMRRARRNMQVVFQDPYGSFDPRHTVERLVGEPLHLLERKPGRKERRDMVGRALHEVGLSRSDMEKYPHEFSGGQRQRLSIARAIITRPKLVVADEPVSALDVSIRAQILDLFAELNQKLGVAYLFITHDLTVARAISDDVLVMHEGRIVERGKTSDVLDHPQTEAAQALVSAAPDLHRAIARRLQEQG is encoded by the coding sequence ATGAGCCTGCTCGAGATCGAAAAGCTGTCGCTCAGGATCGGCCGGACGCAGGTGCTGAAGGAGGTCGACCTCGCCATCGAACCCGGCGAGGTGATGGGGCTCGTCGGCGAATCCGGGTCGGGAAAATCCATGACGGCACTTGCCGTCATGCGCCTCACGCCTGCAGCAACACAGATGACGGGGCGTGTCACCTTTGACGGCATCGACATTCTCTCAGCCACCGAGGCTCAGATGTGCGCGCTGCGCGGCGACGACATCGGCATGGTGTTCCAGGAGCCGATGACAGCGCTCAATCCGGTCAAGACGATCGGCGAGCAGGTCGCCGAAGGCATCAGGTGGCACACAAGGGCGAGCCGCGCCGAGGCTGAGGCGCAGGCACGCAAGATCCTCGACCGGGTCGGCATGCCGGAGCAGAAATTCCCGCTGTCGCGCTATCCGCACGAATTGTCCGGCGGCCAGCGCCAGCGCGTCGCCATCGCCATCGCCTGCGCGTTGAAGCCCAAACTGCTGATCGCCGACGAGCCGACGACCGCACTCGACGTCGTGCTGCAGGCGCAGATCCTCGACCTGCTCAAGGAACTGGTCCGCGAAAACCGGATGAGCCTGCTGTTCATCTCGCACGACCTCGCCGTCGTCACCGAAATGGCCGACCGGATCACCATCCTGCGCCAGGGCATGGTGACGGAGTGTGGCGACACCGCACGAACGCTGTCGGAGGCAACCCATCCCTACACCCGCCAGCTGGCGCTGGCCTCGATGCACGTGCCGGCCCGCGTCAGGCCTCATATCGACGAAACCGCACCCGACACACTGCTCGACGTCGCCAATCTGACCAGGGACTATCCCGGCCGGCGACGGTCGCTGTTTTCGAAGCCGGAACCCGTCCGCGCCGTCGACAACGTCTCGCTCAAGATGAAGCCGGGTGCTTCGGTGGCGCTTGTCGGCCGCTCCGGCTGCGGCAAGTCGACCCTTGCGCGGATGATCCTGGCGCTCGACACCCCCACCGATGGAACCATCAAGTTTCGCGGCATGGACATTACCCGCGCCGACGAGACCGCCATGCGCCGCGCCCGCCGCAACATGCAGGTGGTGTTCCAGGACCCTTACGGCTCGTTCGACCCGCGTCACACCGTCGAGCGGCTTGTCGGCGAACCGCTGCATCTTCTCGAGCGCAAGCCAGGCCGCAAGGAACGCCGCGACATGGTCGGTCGCGCCCTGCATGAAGTCGGCCTCAGCCGTTCCGACATGGAGAAATACCCGCACGAGTTTTCCGGCGGCCAGCGCCAGCGCCTGTCGATCGCCCGCGCCATCATCACCCGGCCCAAGCTGGTGGTGGCGGACGAGCCTGTGTCGGCGCTCGACGTCTCGATCCGCGCGCAGATCCTCGACCTGTTCGCCGAGCTCAACCAGAAGCTGGGCGTCGCCTATCTCTTCATCACCCACGACCTGACCGTTGCCCGCGCCATATCAGACGACGTTCTGGTCATGCATGAAGGGCGGATCGTCGAGCGCGGCAAGACATCTGACGTGCTCGACCATCCGCAGACCGAGGCCGCGCAGGCGCTTGTCTCGGCAGCCCCCGACCTGCACCGGGCAATCGCCCGGCGGCTGCAGGAACAGGGGTGA
- a CDS encoding ABC transporter permease: MNEKTPQSEGFGEFVGRAFGNRSFVIGLVITLVVAAMAAVSFFWTPFDVIRLVVADRMQPPSAAHWFGTDHFGRDVLSMIMIGARNSIAVALVAVVIGMGIGVPLGCWAAARGGWVDESLMRFNDLVFAFPALLSAIMITAVFGPSAINAIIAIGIFNIPVFARVARAGALSIWPREYILAARAAGKNKSRITVEHILPNIANLLLVQGTIQFALGILAEAALSYVGLGTQPPMPSWGRMLFDAQTLMMVSPWLALFPGCAILITVLGLNLLGDGISDIFDPRSRRRP, from the coding sequence ATGAACGAAAAGACACCTCAAAGCGAAGGTTTCGGCGAATTCGTCGGCCGCGCGTTCGGCAACCGCTCCTTCGTCATCGGCCTCGTCATCACCCTGGTCGTCGCTGCCATGGCGGCCGTCTCGTTCTTCTGGACCCCCTTCGACGTCATCAGGCTCGTCGTCGCGGACCGCATGCAGCCGCCCTCCGCCGCGCACTGGTTCGGCACCGACCATTTCGGTCGCGACGTGCTGTCGATGATCATGATCGGGGCCCGCAACTCCATCGCCGTGGCGCTTGTCGCGGTCGTCATCGGCATGGGCATCGGCGTGCCGCTCGGCTGCTGGGCGGCAGCGCGTGGCGGCTGGGTCGACGAGTCGCTTATGCGCTTCAACGATCTCGTCTTCGCCTTCCCCGCCTTGCTGTCGGCGATCATGATCACCGCCGTCTTCGGACCGAGCGCGATCAATGCCATCATCGCCATCGGCATCTTCAACATCCCGGTCTTCGCCCGCGTCGCGCGTGCCGGCGCATTGTCGATCTGGCCGCGCGAATACATCCTTGCCGCCCGTGCCGCCGGCAAGAACAAGAGCCGCATCACGGTCGAGCATATCCTGCCCAACATCGCCAACCTGCTCCTGGTGCAAGGCACCATCCAGTTCGCGCTCGGCATCCTGGCCGAGGCCGCCCTGTCTTATGTCGGGCTCGGCACGCAACCGCCGATGCCGAGTTGGGGCCGCATGCTGTTCGACGCCCAGACGCTGATGATGGTGTCGCCATGGCTGGCGTTGTTCCCCGGCTGCGCCATCCTGATCACCGTGCTTGGGCTCAACCTGCTCGGCGACGGCATATCGGATATCTTCGATCCGCGGTCGAGGCGCCGCCCATGA
- a CDS encoding ABC transporter permease encodes MTIYLLKRLLIGIATLVVASLVVFLMLEVVPGDPARLMLGMNASDAQVNLLREQMGLNQPLILRYVDWIRGLLRLDFGKSYTYSVPVIDLIRERLVVSFPLAVISLTLSTLIAIPVGLFAAARRGKAGDTAAMAMAQVGVAMPNFWFALLLVYVFAVWLRLVPAGGFPGWGNGIWPALKALVLPALALALPQAAILARVTRAALIEVLNEDYIRTARAKGMPMRAVLWRHALRNAMIPVLTIMGLQFAFLLAGTIIIENVFYLPGLGRLVFQAITQRDLIVVESVVMLLVAAVVLVNLIVDLSYALVDPRLRARQ; translated from the coding sequence ATGACGATCTATCTGCTCAAACGCCTGTTGATCGGAATTGCGACCCTCGTCGTCGCCTCGCTCGTCGTGTTCCTGATGCTCGAGGTCGTCCCCGGAGATCCGGCCCGGCTGATGTTGGGCATGAACGCCAGTGACGCGCAGGTCAACCTGCTGCGCGAGCAGATGGGGCTGAACCAGCCGCTGATCCTGCGCTATGTCGACTGGATCCGCGGCCTGCTGCGGCTGGATTTCGGCAAATCCTACACCTATTCGGTACCGGTGATCGACCTGATCAGGGAGCGGCTTGTCGTCTCCTTCCCGCTTGCGGTGATCTCCCTGACGCTCTCGACGCTCATTGCCATTCCCGTCGGCCTGTTCGCCGCCGCGCGCCGTGGCAAGGCCGGCGACACCGCTGCCATGGCCATGGCACAGGTCGGCGTCGCCATGCCCAATTTCTGGTTCGCGCTGCTGCTTGTCTATGTTTTCGCCGTCTGGTTGCGGCTGGTGCCAGCCGGCGGCTTTCCCGGCTGGGGCAACGGAATCTGGCCGGCGCTCAAGGCGCTGGTCTTGCCGGCGCTCGCCCTCGCCTTGCCGCAGGCAGCAATTCTGGCCCGCGTCACCCGCGCCGCCTTGATCGAGGTGCTCAACGAGGACTACATCCGCACCGCACGCGCCAAGGGCATGCCGATGCGCGCGGTGCTGTGGCGGCACGCGCTGCGCAACGCCATGATCCCGGTGCTGACCATTATGGGCCTGCAATTCGCCTTCCTGCTCGCCGGCACCATCATCATCGAAAACGTCTTCTATCTGCCGGGCCTGGGACGCCTTGTCTTCCAGGCGATCACCCAGCGCGACCTGATCGTCGTCGAAAGCGTGGTGATGCTGCTGGTCGCCGCCGTGGTGCTGGTCAACCTGATCGTCGATCTGTCCTATGCGCTGGTCGACCCGCGCCTGAGGGCACGGCAATGA